A stretch of the bacterium genome encodes the following:
- a CDS encoding NAD-dependent epimerase/dehydratase family protein — protein sequence MKRILVTGAVGQIGSELTVALRAKFGGDNVIATGRKTQPSKELLEGGPFAFINVSSKDSVAEVVDKYEIDTIYHMAAILSAVGEENPALCWDVNINGLKNVLDVGVEKKLVRIFVPSSIAVWGLGAPLEMTPNETVLKPTTMYGVTKVAGELLADYYVKRFGLDCRGVRYPGIISHETLPGGGTTDYAVAIYYDAVKQGHYSCFVREDTVLPMMYMPDAIKATLDLMDAPFERLTHHNDFNIAAMSFSAGELAASIRKAMPAFKCEYKPDRRQAIADSWPNSIDDSAARAEWGWRPAYDLDAMTKDMLAALQKKQAAGLLA from the coding sequence ATGAAGCGCATCCTGGTCACCGGCGCCGTCGGCCAGATCGGCTCCGAACTCACCGTCGCCCTGCGGGCGAAGTTCGGCGGCGACAACGTCATCGCCACCGGGCGCAAGACGCAGCCCAGCAAGGAGCTGCTCGAGGGCGGACCCTTCGCCTTCATCAACGTCTCGAGCAAGGACTCCGTGGCCGAGGTCGTGGACAAGTACGAGATCGACACCATCTACCACATGGCGGCGATCCTCTCGGCGGTGGGCGAGGAAAACCCGGCCCTCTGCTGGGACGTGAACATCAACGGCCTCAAGAACGTGCTCGACGTGGGCGTGGAGAAGAAGCTGGTGCGCATCTTCGTGCCCAGCTCGATCGCGGTCTGGGGTCTCGGCGCGCCGCTCGAGATGACCCCCAACGAGACCGTGCTCAAGCCGACGACGATGTACGGCGTCACCAAGGTGGCTGGCGAGCTGCTCGCCGACTACTACGTCAAGCGCTTCGGCCTCGACTGCCGGGGCGTGCGCTACCCGGGCATCATCAGCCACGAGACGCTGCCGGGCGGCGGCACCACGGACTACGCCGTGGCCATCTACTACGACGCCGTCAAGCAGGGCCACTACAGCTGCTTCGTGCGCGAGGACACCGTGCTGCCGATGATGTACATGCCCGACGCCATCAAGGCCACGCTGGACCTCATGGACGCGCCCTTCGAGCGGCTCACGCACCACAACGACTTCAACATCGCGGCGATGAGCTTCTCGGCCGGGGAGCTGGCGGCGAGCATCCGCAAGGCGATGCCGGCCTTCAAGTGCGAGTACAAGCCGGATCGCCGGCAGGCGATCGCCGACAGCTGGCCGAACTCCATCGACGACAGCGCCGCGCGCGCCGAGTGGGGCTGGCGTCCGGCCTACGACCTCGACGCGATGACCAAGGACATGCTGGCCGCCCTCCAGAAGAAGCAGGCGGCGGGCCTCTTGGCCTGA